The Brassica napus cultivar Da-Ae chromosome C7, Da-Ae, whole genome shotgun sequence genomic interval AACTAATGAGAGATGACGTCACCTTATAGGAAAGTAGATGACGTAGCTGATGAAATAAATGGCCAAGAGTGTTCCACGCGTAACTTGATAgtaaataattaagaatttttttctaGTAGGTTGCACCGGTTAACCTCAAGGGCATAAAtgcattattatataaaatagaatgtgTATATTAAAAAACTAGAGTATTTAGCTATGGACCTAATTATGCTTTTTTTCTTGGTAGTACAATCCAATTTCCCATAtttttttcctctgtttttctcTTTGTCGTCTTGTCTTAAGCAAAagcttatatttttttctaaagagaAAACACTTACTTGTACAAAagatttttaaagtatttttacttatttatttaaataatttatctttattgttttaagattttaaagggttttattttattttaggatATATATAACCATTTCTAgtgatattttgtgttttaaaatacaagtaattttcacatttttagataaattttatatttatggaaTATAACATGaccaattaagttatataaatttatttacgaTTGGTTCGTTTATATATAATCTacctattaatttttattttatttttaaaaaatattctttttttttgcgtttTTATGTAAAACTATTATTAAGCGGAAGTAGCTTTTTTTTCAAGCTCTACAAGtaggtttttgataaaagcttttAAGTATTCTCAAACCCATTGATAAATGAGAGAATTTGCTTAATATACAAAACACAAACGGAAATGAAGAATATATcactgattttgacataattaagtGGATGATATTTTGTTCCAATTCTTTCTGGTTCTAACCTTATTTGTAGAAGGTAAACGGTAAAAGCAAAATATTTGACGACCTcaacaaatataacatatatggtCAGCAAAAATCTTCGAAATATCACATAATGTCATCCACCTCAACACACTTAttgaccatataaatatgtacttGAATGTTCTATTCTATATCGTTGAAATAGTACAGGACTTCATCCACATTCATAACacttaaatactaaaccctactCCAACTCAACCCAACCCAACCTTTAATTACTAAACCTTAAATTGTAGTCACTAAATTTTAATCACTAAATCCTAattttaaaaccctaaacccaattataatctataatatatcatattaaataaactgaaaataaacAATATTATAGTATCTTGTAGCTTAAATAGTACAGTATCTAGTTTAAATAGTATAGTAGTATTACATAATAGctatattactatattttattttactccATATAGTATGTgggttcatcttcttcatctccttttTTCACATACATCGACACTCTTCTGAAATCACAACAGAGTACAAACACGAGACACATGTAACATTAATCATCAATGATGATAATCAATCATGGAATCTTATTAGTAACGATGGTGATGTTCtagcaaaaaaaaagcttttatgatttatgttttcGTTGATATCAAGACAAACAAAAATCtgtaaaaaaagaataagaagaaaataaaataaaacaaagaacaaaatagaaaaatgtTACACCGGTCGATTGAAAGGACATTTTAGAATATATGATAGAAAATACGTTGAATATTgtggtcaatttttttttcggttagatagttaattataatttgtttgatatATACTGAGCGCAATTTCCCTTAATAAATCTTGTAAagtaaggttttttttttattaaagtatGCGCTTCGACTCCATCACCCACACGGCGGAGGCTGAGTACGCGACGGCTAAAACGTCGGTCTGGTGGGACATCGAGAACTGCCCTGTCCCCAAGGGCTGGGATGCTCATAGCATAGCTCAGAAACTGAACTCAGCACTGGTGAACTTGAACTACCGTGGTCCTCTCACCATCACTGCTTATGGAAACACAGAACTCATCCCTAAACCTGTTCAGCAAGCTCTCTCCTCCGCCGGAATCTCTCTTAACCACGTCCCCTCCGGTTAGTTAAAAATCGATACTTTGATTCAAAGGGATGTGGTTTTTAGTATAAAGTCtttgtcttttcttcttctaaacAGGAAGGAAGGATGCGAGTGACAAGAAGATTCTGGTTGATATGTTTTTGTGGGTGTTGGAGAATCCTGCTCCAGCTAACTTGATGCTTATCTCCGGTGACGGAGATTTCTCTTATGCTCTTAACCGTCTGAGGATGTTGAGATACAACATTCTTCTCGCCCACCCTCTTCAAGCTTCGCCTTTCTTGGTTGCTTCTGCAAGGACCTCGTGGATGTGGAGAAGCTTAATTGCAACTGGTTCTCATTCCTCACGAAGTTGTTGCTCCTTTGGTTCTGAGCATGCTTTGTCCACACAAGCAATGGATTCAGGGTGTGTTTTTAACAATGCTGATAAACTCAAAGGAATATATGTTCAGAAAGCACCAAGTCAACAGGAGACAAGAAGAAAGAAGCTTCAGAAGGAATTGAGAGTGTGCAATGTTGCTTGCAAAAGCACTGATATTTTCACCACGGCCAGAGAACAAGCAGCTGAGGTGAGCATCCTAGTTTTGGGAGCTAAATGAACTTTCTAATTCAACCACAAGTTTTCGTTTTCAGCTGAAGCAAAACCTGGAATTGTTGGGTGAGCCTGGAAACATAGCTTCAGCATCAAGTGGGTGTCATGAGCAGGACACTGAGATAATGATGGTTGAGATGAAGAAGCAAACAGATGcaagttttttaatatttgatgttGAGTCTATCTTTCGTCCTTAACACTAGAGTACAGatgtgaaaaatttaaaatattatttttgattgaCTGCCATTGTTGCAGGCTCTCATTGATGCAAAAAACATTGAAGCATGTGTTCAAGACAATTACTCGCAGTCTCGGGATGCTTTTATGAAGTGCTTGGAGAAACAGAACAAGGAACTGATGGAGACTATTGCAACATCCGAAAGGAGTGGAAGAGAGTTCTGGCATGATTTTAAAGAAAGGCTAGACAAGAGTGGTGTAGCTCCTCTCAGTGTGGATCATGTTTTCAGTGAACTAAGCCGCGACTTTCACGTGCCCAAAGAAGTGAGGTAAGTTTCGATTGTGCCTACTCTTTGCTATCAAAATTGTTAAGTATATTAGAATTACGTGTAACAGGGAGTGTTTTGAAGCAATCTTCAAGAAGCTAGAATCTACACAAAATGATATTGAAATTGAGAAGTTGGAGGATatgaccaagaagaagaagagtacaGTGATTGAATACAAATATGAACCATATGTTTGCAATATTTGCAATGTCGTTTGTGATCATCCTGCCGTGTTCGAGTCTCATCATAAGGGCCGGAAGCATGCTGCTAAGATTAAAAAGCAGGCAGATGTAAGTTGATCAGAGATTTGGATGAAAAATTTATGGTTTCATTAGAAGAAAGTTAATGATGATACATTGTTATTGAAACAGGCTCTGCTTGATAATAAGCAAATACAAGATGAAGTCATTCAAGATAACGGTCTCACAAAGGAGCTCCAAATCAAGCCTGTAAAGGCACCTGAGAACATGGACTACTTAGATGACCAAAGACAGGAGCTGAGAGAGGGATGTGATGaagaaaaatttcaaactaTTGAAGAAGTAGGAGAGAGTGATTACAAATCTCTTCCAAATGCAGAGTGTCTCTTCACCGAACTAAACCCTGAGTTGTCTCCCTCTAAAGAATCTAGGTAAGAAGAACCTTCCAACTTTGACTTCTTAACTAATGCCAAATTGAAGTTTTCTCATTTCCAATGGATGCTATCCTACAGAGAATGTCTTGATGCTATTTTCAAGAAACCAGAAGTCTCAGAAGATGCAAACTTAAGCCGGGAGCTTGAGAGTATACCAAGCCAGAACCTGGAGATGAACTCAGGCGATTCTGAAAGTAGCTCTGCAGGAGGAGCCACTGAGCATCCCGAGGAGTACATGgacatgaagaaggagaaggtgGCTAAGTCCAGCGTTTCAACCAAACCTATAACGAAGGAACCAAAAGTTTTGCAGCTTGTCTGGTGCCAAATCTGCCGGATCAGCTGCGAGAGCAAGGTTGCATATGCAAATCACATCTGTGGGAAAATACACCAGCAGAAGAGGGAGAGGATGTCTGAGAGAGACGCCATGCTTTCTAAGGAGAATGCAGAGAGATTGAAGAAGGTATTGAGCAAAAGCCAAACCACCATGGTCAAGGAGCAAACAGAGGCAAGTTTTATAACTTTACTATTGTGTTTTCTTTCAGGAACTTGgaatttgcttctttttttcttatggtCAGTATTACAAAGCATACCGTAGGTTTGATTCCCATTGAAAGTGTGAAGAATATTAGATCTTACTCTTAAGGTTACATAGCAGTATATAGTTATACatagaaaaacaaagagaaagaagCTAAACTAATGGACTTTTGTTGTAGAAGGCATTTGTTGATTCACTGAGAACTCGCCAAGAACTTCGCCAAAGAGCAGTGGAACATCCATTGGGAAAAGCAGATGCAACAGAGGAGCAGACACTTGTGAAGACCGAGGATCATGGGTTTCAAGGGGCACAAGAAGATAAAGAGGAAGTGAAGGAGATAAATGCCATATCTGAGAACCTAACGCGTGCCTTTATTGGAATGAATCAAGAGTCAAGTGTACCCAAAGAATCGAGGTAAGAACCATTAATCAGGGGGTTATTTCTTGAGCTATTTTTGATCATTATGTGTGTGCTCTAATGATTACTTGGGTCTTGGGTTACAGAGGATGTTTGGATGTGATTCCTCAGAGAGTAAAAGCGCCAGCAGATGTGAATGTGACAGAGAAGTTGgaagatgagtccaaacataaACCCCAAACAACACCACAGGAACCTTTAAAGGAGTTTGCAGGACTTAAGGAGCACCTAGGAGTGGCTGCCAAGAGGGGAGAGGCTAAGTTCCAAGTTGATAACTTTTGGACCAGACTTTGGGGGAAAAAGGAGTTAGAAAAACTTTACTGaataatctatactaataagTGGAATTGGGCTGTATAActttcaaataattaataatttactaGCGATCTAAATATCCTAACTCACCGATACACCGTTTctcttttataaataatagtCATATTTCCCTCATGAATAACCGGAGAAACCTACTAACAAcccaaaatttaataataattaatgtggTAAATTACTTCTGTCTCTTTGTTAGTCATACCTTTTGATAATCACACATATctttaaatgttattattattagtaaataTTAGAAAGATCAATCAATTTTGTTCAGATGTGTAACGCTTCCCGACGAACTCTATTGTGTTCATGTCGAAGGATTACAGTGAGCAGATACAAAAActctttcattcttttttttttgcttatcttAAATCATTGATTATTTACAATCATGCTTTTACTTTAATACCATGTTTTTGTTTCTGGTTTTGTTTTCTAGATACAGTGGTGAAGAATAACGACGGCAGATCGGTAAAAATGTCGCCTTGtcggaaaaagaaaagagatgaagACGAGCTCTATATGATGATgaagaataatgattgtgagccTAGTAAATGTGTGTCACCATCAACATgtctaaaaaaaaatgaagaagatgaactttCCGTCCATACTATATTCGGTGAAAGgaatagtatagtatatatattttagtgtacTTATTTATGTAAGGATACCATACTACTCGAGACATATTTTTATACTATTTCTTAAGGATATAATAATATGtcatgttttcaaatttgatagtCCTCTTCTCTGTAATTTTGTGTGATTGAttgtaatataaaatttattttttcgaaTGTTGgacaaatttgattatttgtaagATTTGCTTACTATACTACTTAGACTATATGGAATAGAAGATATACAACATGTTAACCAAGTAAATGGCATCCAAGTGTCAAATATTggaaaacaatttatagattgtatttgaGGTTATAGGTTCCTGCTTAAGGTTTAGGTTTACTAAGTAGAGGTTTGGATATAGTAAACCATATTACatacattctatttgggtttatgcttccttgattaggg includes:
- the LOC106411071 gene encoding uncharacterized protein LOC106411071 isoform X2 — translated: MRFDSITHTAEAEYATAKTSVWWDIENCPVPKGWDAHSIAQKLNSALVNLNYRGPLTITAYGNTELIPKPVQQALSSAGISLNHVPSGRKDASDKKILVDMFLWVLENPAPANLMLISGDGDFSYALNRLRMLRYNILLAHPLQASPFLVASARTSWMWRSLIATGSHSSRSCCSFGSEHALSTQAMDSGCVFNNADKLKGIYVQKAPSQQETRRKKLQKELRVCNVACKSTDIFTTAREQAAELKQNLELLGEPGNIASASSGCHEQDTEIMMVEMKKQTDASFLIFDALIDAKNIEACVQDNYSQSRDAFMKCLEKQNKELMETIATSERSGREFWHDFKERLDKSGVAPLSVDHVFSELSRDFHVPKEVRECFEAIFKKLESTQNDIEIEKLEDMTKKKKSTVIEYKYEPYVCNICNVVCDHPAVFESHHKGRKHAAKIKKQADALLDNKQIQDEVIQDNGLTKELQIKPVKAPENMDYLDDQRQELREGCDEEKFQTIEEVGESDYKSLPNAECLFTELNPELSPSKESRECLDAIFKKPEVSEDANLSRELESIPSQNLEMNSGDSESSSAGGATEHPEEYMDMKKEKVAKSSVSTKPITKEPKVLQLVWCQICRISCESKVAYANHICGKIHQQKRERMSERDAMLSKENAERLKKVLSKSQTTMVKEQTEAFVDSLRTRQELRQRAVEHPLGKADATEEQTLVKTEDHGFQGAQEDKEEVKEINAISENLTRAFIGMNQESSVPKESRGCLDVIPQRVKAPADVNVTEKLEDESKHKPQTTPQEPLKEFAGLKEHLGVAAKRGEAKFQVDNFWTRLWGKKELEKLY
- the LOC106411071 gene encoding uncharacterized protein LOC106411071 isoform X3, whose amino-acid sequence is MRFDSITHTAEAEYATAKTSVWWDIENCPVPKGWDAHSIAQKLNSALVNLNYRGPLTITAYGNTELIPKPVQQALSSAGISLNHVPSGRKDASDKKILVDMFLWVLENPAPANLMLISGDGDFSYALNRLRMLRYNILLAHPLQASPFLVASARTSWMWRSLIATGSHSSRSCCSFGSEHALSTQAMDSGCVFNNADKLKGIYVQKAPSQQETRRKKLQKELRVCNVACKSTDIFTTAREQAAELKQNLELLGEPGNIASASSGCHEQDTEIMMVEMKKQTDALIDAKNIEACVQDNYSQSRDAFMKCLEKQNKELMETIATSERSGREFWHDFKERLDKSGVAPLSVDHVFSELSRDFHVPKEVRECFEAIFKKLESTQNDIEIEKLEDMTKKKKSTVIEYKYEPYVCNICNVVCDHPAVFESHHKGRKHAAKIKKQADALLDNKQIQDEVIQDNGLTKELQIKPVKAPENMDYLDDQRQELREGCDEEKFQTIEEVGESDYKSLPNAECLFTELNPELSPSKESRECLDAIFKKPEVSEDANLSRELESIPSQNLEMNSGDSESSSAGGATEHPEEYMDMKKEKVAKSSVSTKPITKEPKVLQLVWCQICRISCESKVAYANHICGKIHQQKRERMSERDAMLSKENAERLKKVLSKSQTTMVKEQTEKAFVDSLRTRQELRQRAVEHPLGKADATEEQTLVKTEDHGFQGAQEDKEEVKEINAISENLTRAFIGMNQESSVPKESRGCLDVIPQRVKAPADVNVTEKLEDESKHKPQTTPQEPLKEFAGLKEHLGVAAKRGEAKFQVDNFWTRLWGKKELEKLY
- the LOC106411071 gene encoding uncharacterized protein LOC106411071 isoform X1, whose amino-acid sequence is MRFDSITHTAEAEYATAKTSVWWDIENCPVPKGWDAHSIAQKLNSALVNLNYRGPLTITAYGNTELIPKPVQQALSSAGISLNHVPSGRKDASDKKILVDMFLWVLENPAPANLMLISGDGDFSYALNRLRMLRYNILLAHPLQASPFLVASARTSWMWRSLIATGSHSSRSCCSFGSEHALSTQAMDSGCVFNNADKLKGIYVQKAPSQQETRRKKLQKELRVCNVACKSTDIFTTAREQAAELKQNLELLGEPGNIASASSGCHEQDTEIMMVEMKKQTDASFLIFDALIDAKNIEACVQDNYSQSRDAFMKCLEKQNKELMETIATSERSGREFWHDFKERLDKSGVAPLSVDHVFSELSRDFHVPKEVRECFEAIFKKLESTQNDIEIEKLEDMTKKKKSTVIEYKYEPYVCNICNVVCDHPAVFESHHKGRKHAAKIKKQADALLDNKQIQDEVIQDNGLTKELQIKPVKAPENMDYLDDQRQELREGCDEEKFQTIEEVGESDYKSLPNAECLFTELNPELSPSKESRECLDAIFKKPEVSEDANLSRELESIPSQNLEMNSGDSESSSAGGATEHPEEYMDMKKEKVAKSSVSTKPITKEPKVLQLVWCQICRISCESKVAYANHICGKIHQQKRERMSERDAMLSKENAERLKKVLSKSQTTMVKEQTEKAFVDSLRTRQELRQRAVEHPLGKADATEEQTLVKTEDHGFQGAQEDKEEVKEINAISENLTRAFIGMNQESSVPKESRGCLDVIPQRVKAPADVNVTEKLEDESKHKPQTTPQEPLKEFAGLKEHLGVAAKRGEAKFQVDNFWTRLWGKKELEKLY